From Solibacillus sp. FSL W7-1464:
TGTCCGCCATGCGTAATGCCAGCTGTTCAAGTGCTGCTTGACGTCGCTCACGATAATCCTCCACATCCATTTGTAAAATCATAAACGATTTGGCTGTTTTATTAAGAATGAGCTGAGTTAAATGTTGTAGCGAGTTTAATGTAAGACCACGCTTTCCAATTAATAACGCTGCTTTCTCGCTCGATAACTTAAATGAAACATGTTTACCATCTGTTTCATGGTCAATTGTTAAATCTGTAATTCCCATTCCCAAAGCAATATTCGTTAAATACTGTTTTGCTTCTTCAATGGGATCCACTTGTTGTTGTTCATGGTGAATGTGTTGATCTTCATTAGCTGAAACCGGCTCATTCTCGATTGTTTTTTCGACAATTGTCAGTTCTTCCACATCAGATGCAGAATCTGAAGTCTTCTCTTGATCCACTTGCTGCTGAACAATTTCCTTTACAGTGACACGAACTTCAGCATTTCGTGCCCCAAAACCTAAAAATCCTTTTTTACCCTCTTGTAAAACTTCCACATCAACTTGTTCACGAGTATGGCCAAGCTTTTGTAACGCTAATGAGATCGCTTCTTCTACTGTTGCGCCTATTTGCGTAGTTTGTTTCACTTATTTCGCCCCTTTAGCATCGGTAGCATCCGGTTTATTTTTATTCCAAGGTTTGTAAATAACAAGGTTTTGTAATACAGATACAAAGTT
This genomic window contains:
- the jag gene encoding RNA-binding cell elongation regulator Jag/EloR, with protein sequence MKQTTQIGATVEEAISLALQKLGHTREQVDVEVLQEGKKGFLGFGARNAEVRVTVKEIVQQQVDQEKTSDSASDVEELTIVEKTIENEPVSANEDQHIHHEQQQVDPIEEAKQYLTNIALGMGITDLTIDHETDGKHVSFKLSSEKAALLIGKRGLTLNSLQHLTQLILNKTAKSFMILQMDVEDYRERRQAALEQLALRMADKAIRTRKSVSFEPMASYERKIIHNALANRIDIETHSEGVEPNRYLVIEPVK